From Epinephelus lanceolatus isolate andai-2023 chromosome 12, ASM4190304v1, whole genome shotgun sequence, the proteins below share one genomic window:
- the LOC117272062 gene encoding uncharacterized protein LOC117272062 translates to MKTLLLASTLFVGLFGYLAAVPAPVTVPVPVPFPYHAFCRTMWLFATTCAEISTKVEQQILAFNPEYMLVSATPLSIKANHTSLDNPEGENITFTFSPTILTGGCCMTGLSSSLGFTSLLDGGLNYCNLYNLLSASGVTSEPGFTEMTNEWACLGYGLSTCKA, encoded by the exons ATGAAGACTCTGCTGCTGGCCTCTACTCTCTTTGTAGGACTTTTTGGCTATCTGGCTGCTGTCCCTGCCCCTGTTACTGTCCCAGTTCCTGTCCCATTTCCTTACCATGCCTTCTGCAGAACAATGTG GCTCTTTGCGACAACTTGTGCTGAAATCAGCACCAAAGTAGAGCAACAGATTTTAGCCTTCAACCCTGAGTACATG CTTGTGTCAGCCACGCCTCTGTCCATCAAAGCCAACCACACTTCCCTGGACAACCCAGAAGGAGAGAACATCACCTTCACGTTCAGCCCCACCATACTGACTGGTGGCTGCTGTATGACT GGCCTGTCCAGCTCTCTTGGATTCACCAGCCTTCTTGATGGTGGACTCAACTACTGCAACCTCTACAACCTGCTGTCAG CGAGCGGCGTCACCTCAGAGCCGGGCTTCACTGAGATGACCAATGAATGGGCTTGCCTGGGCTACGGACTCAGCACCTGCAAAGCCTGA
- the LOC144465012 gene encoding uncharacterized protein LOC144465012, with protein MRPLQLLLASALAAGLFGSPAASQPVPPYHAFCRTLWLFGMPCATVRTKLVRQIQAFSPMKGCEKCHYMLVSATDEEIEAHHTSSDSVHVESIEFTLHTTILTGSCRVSAQSASLTFSNPLDGGLNYCNLYDLLTASGLDLAPGFLEMTNEWACLGYGFATCRT; from the exons ATGAGGCCTCTGCAGCTGCTACTGGCCTCTGCTCTCGCTGCAGGACTGTTTGGCTCTCCAGCGGCCAGCCAGCCTGTCCCCCCCTACCATGCTTTCTGCAGAACGCTGTG GCTCTTTGGGATGCCTTGTGCTACCGTCCGCACCAAATTGGTGCGTCAGATTCAAGCCTTCAGTCCAATGAAAGGCTGCGAAAAATGTCACTATATG CTTGTTTCAGCCACTGACGAGGAAATCGAGGCTCACCACACTTCCTCAGACAGCGTGCACGTTGAGAGCATAGAGTTCACCCTGCACACCACCATTCTGACGGGCAGCTGCCGCGTGTCT GCTCAGTCTGCTTCTCTCACATTCAGCAACCCTCTTGATGGTGGCCTCAACTACTGCAACCTCTACGACCTGCTGACAg CAAGTGGCCTCGACTTAGCACCGGGCTTTCTGGAGATGACCAATGAATGGGCTTGCCTCGGCTATGGATTTGCCACCTGTAGAACCTAA
- the LOC144465013 gene encoding uncharacterized protein LOC144465013 has product MAVRTLVVACALFLGTCVVINGGPTETTHAYCKIVWLLGLSCDRVNMAIVTQIKAMGSYKLGSVTPSLVQANHTSAVGQIESVNFTMIPTAMSMGCHVEGTSVSAFWFSLFDNGTNYCNLRNVIQGSGLTKAPGFVEFTNEWLCLGVGLSACKS; this is encoded by the exons ATGGCTGTGAGGACTCTGGTCGTGGCCTGCGCTCTCTTTTTGGGAACGTGCGTGGTGATAAATGGCGGACCGACTGAAACGACACACGCCTACTGCAAGATTGTCTG GTTGCTCGGATTGTCATGTGATCGAGTTAACATGGCCATCGTGACTCAGATTAAAGCCATGGGCTCATACaag CTCGGCTCGGTGACACCGTCATTAGTTCAGGCCAACCACACCTCTGCAGTCGGCCAGATTGAGAGTGTTAACTTCACCATGATCCCCACAGCTATGAGCATGGGCTGCCACGTAGAA GGTACATCTGTGTCCGCATTCTGGTTCAGCCTGTTTGACAACGGCACCAACTACTGTAACCTCCGCAACGTAATACAAG GAAGTGGACTCACCAAAGCTCCAGGCTTTGTGGAGTTCACCAACGAGTGGCTCTGCCTTGGCGTTGGACTCTCTGCCTGCAAATCATAG
- the pter gene encoding N-acetyltaurine hydrolase, producing MSNLSGKVQTVLGLVDPDQLGRTMTHEHLTMSFECCYFPPPAGDEAVAENPFQMQHMHWLRQYPYSCHENLLLQQETAAVRDELLAYRKAGGGTIVENTTTGIQRDLPTLKQLAKDTGVHVIAGAGFYVDCTHTEATKRMSVEKLTDIIVSEVVHGADGTDIRCGVIGEIGTGWPITESETKVLRATAHAQAQLGCPVIIHPGRNPAAPAEVVRILQEAGGDISKTVMSHLDRTIFDEGELLEFAKLGSYLEYDLFGTEMLNYPYNQDIDMPSDCQRVKALAFLVKEGYEDKLLVAHDIHTKNRLTKYGGHGYSHILRNIVPKMLTRGISQHQVDKILIDNPKHWLTFK from the exons ATGTCAAACTTGAGTGGGAAGGTCCAGACCGTCCTGGGTCTTGTGGATCCGGACCAGCTGGGCCGCACCATGACCCACGAGCACCTGACCATGAGCTTTGAGTGCTGCTACTTTCCCCCTCCTGCGGGTGATGAGGCGGTGGCGGAGAACCCGTTCCAGATGCAGCACATGCACTGGCTGCGACAGTACCCCTACAGCTGCCACGAGaacctgctgctgcagcaggagaCGGCCGCCGTGCGGGACGAGCTGCTGGCCTACAGGAAGGCCGGCGGGGGCACGATAGTGGAGAACACCACCACGGGCATCCAAAGGGACCTGCCCACTCTCAAGCAGCTGGCCAAGGACACCGGGGTCCACGTCATCGCAGGAGCAGGGTTCTACGTGGACTGCACGCACACTGAGGCCACCAAGAGAATGAGTGTGGAGAAG CTCACAGACATCATTGTCAGCGAGGTGGTTCATGGCGCCGATGGCACAGACATCCGCTGTGGCGTGATCGGAGAGATTGGCACCGGCTGGCCCATCACAGAGAGCGAGACAAAGGTGCTCAGGGCCACAGCTCACGCCCAGGCCCAGCTCGGCTGCCCCGTCATCATCCATCCCGGCAGGAATCCTGCCGCTCCGGCTGAAGTCGTCCGGATTCTTCAGGAGGCTGGCGGTGACATCAGCAAAACTGTCATGTCACACCTGGACAG GACCATATTTGATGAGGGTGAACTGCTGGAGTTTGCAAAGCTGGGGAGCTACCTGGAGTATGATCTGTTTGGAACGGAGATGCTGAACTACCCGTATAACCAGGACATTGACATGCCCAGTGACTGCCAGAGAGTGAAGGC CTTGGCGTTCCTCGTGAAGGAGGGCTACGAGGACAAGCTGCTGGTCGCGCACGACATCCACACCAAGAACCGTCTCACCAAGTACGGCGGCCACGGCTACTCTCACATCCTGAGGAACATTGTGCCGAAGATGCTGACGAGGGGCATTTCGCAGCACCAGGTGGATAAGATCCTCATCGACAACCCGAAACACTGGCTGACCTTCAAATAA
- the c1ql3b gene encoding complement C1q-like protein 3b → MIATGVCGVALMLVLVVLIPVVVNTAGTPARYEMLGSCQMVCDSHGTAATATAKATNPIKDNRLVQSLPTFIQGPQGEPGRVGRMGPRGPVGEPGPPGPAGPPGERGVPGPPGPPGANGPNGAISAATYNTIPKIAFYAGLKKQHEGYEVLKFDDVVTNLGNHYDPSTGKFTCSIPGIYFFVYHVLMRGGDGTSMWADLCKNNQVRASAIAQDADQNYDYASNSVVLHLEPGDEIYIKLDGGKAHGGNNNKYSTFSGFMLYAD, encoded by the exons ATGATCGCAACTGGTGTTTGTGGTGTCGCGCTGATGCTGGTGTTGGTGGTTCTTATCCCGGTCGTGGTGAACACCGCCGGGACTCCTGCCCGCTACGAGATGCTCGGGTCCTGTCAAATGGTGTGCGATTCCCACGGGACCGCAGCCACGGCCACCGCAAAGGCAACCAACCCGATCAAAGACAACCGCCTGGTTCAGTCGCTTCCGACGTTCATCCAGGGTCCTCAAGGAGAGCCGGGACGCGTCGGGAGGATGGGTCCCAGGGGTCCGGTTGGCGAGCCCGGACCACCTGGACCTGCTGGTCCGCCGGGAGAGAGAGGGGTACCGGGCCCCCCGGGTCCACCCGGAGCAAACGGGCCCAACGGTGCCATCAGCGCTGCCACTTACAACACCATCCCAAAGATTGCGTTTTATGCAGGACTGAAGAAGCAGCACGAGGGATATGAAGTGTTGAAATTTGACGACGTGGTGACAAATCTGGGCAATCACTACGACCCCTCCACAGGGAAATTCACCTGCTCAATACCGGGGATTTACTTCTTTGTTTACCATGTGCTGATGCGAGGAGGAGATGGAACCAGCATGTGGGCTGACCTCTGTAAAAACAACCAG GTGAGAGCCAGTGCCATCGCCCAAGACGCCGACCAGAACTACGACTACGCCAGTAACAGTGTTGTCCTGCACCTCGAGCCCGGGGACGAGATTTACATCAAGCTGGACGGCGGGAAGGCGCACGGGGGCAACAACAACAAGTACAGCACCTTCTCCGGCTTCATGTTGTACGCTGATTGA